One window of the Rhipicephalus microplus isolate Deutch F79 chromosome 2, USDA_Rmic, whole genome shotgun sequence genome contains the following:
- the LOC142788224 gene encoding uncharacterized protein LOC142788224, with protein MMHLWHNTWRLQRWTRQKKPTLDGFKSVEDALLHLAAEEKVQNYHSSKSNKEVPSVQAFSVVRSDLSSHHLPLSLPSSLLPMRRKRLVCLEDAYDAGFLTGRRRRRR; from the exons ATGATGCACCTGTGGCACAACACCTGGAGGCTCCAACGCTGGACCAGGCAGAAGAAGCCGACGCTG GATGGATTCAAGAGCGTAGAAGATGCATTGCTGCACCTAGCTGCTGAAGAGAAGGTACAGAATTACCACAGCAGCAAAAGCAACAAAGAG GTGCCCAGTGTGCAGGCCTTCTCCGTGGTTCGCTCTGATTTGTCTAGTCACCATCTTCCGTTGTCGCTGCCCTCGTCGCTTTTACCTATGCGCCGAAAGAGGCTCGTGTGCCTTGAAGACGCCTACGATGCCGGGTTTCTGACGGGTCGTCGAcgccgacgacgatga